One Phycisphaerae bacterium RAS2 DNA window includes the following coding sequences:
- the yedA gene encoding putative inner membrane transporter YedA, which translates to MTNLATDRTPRLSSILLAYLGVYVVWGSTYLAIAIAVKSIPPFWMASARFLIAGLILYVYARWSGAPRPTRLHWRNAAIIGTLLLLGGNGGVVWAEKHVPSGLAALMVATVPLWFALVEWLRPGGKRPPTRAWLGIALGFVGLAVLFNPARMLGGDAIHYGGAAALVMASFLWSCGSIYSRHAKLPESGLLTTGMEMLAGSVALGVFGAIVGDWRELRTAAITTEALLAVAYLIVFGSLIGFTCYMWLLKVSTPHRVATYAYVNPVVAVFLGWLLADEKLGLPTMLATPIIVLGVVFITTARATSNTSIDPGKAISTEPRPSGSAELPCDGVSPREAIDTALTRAPAQSGC; encoded by the coding sequence ATGACCAACCTTGCCACGGATCGCACCCCACGACTTTCGTCTATTCTTCTGGCCTATCTCGGCGTCTATGTCGTCTGGGGATCGACGTACCTCGCCATTGCCATCGCCGTGAAGTCGATTCCCCCGTTCTGGATGGCGTCGGCGCGGTTTTTGATCGCCGGATTGATTCTCTATGTCTATGCACGATGGAGCGGCGCGCCGCGTCCGACGCGACTGCATTGGCGCAATGCGGCGATCATCGGCACGCTGCTGCTTCTGGGCGGCAATGGCGGTGTGGTTTGGGCCGAGAAGCACGTTCCATCGGGACTCGCAGCACTGATGGTGGCGACAGTTCCGTTGTGGTTCGCGCTGGTGGAGTGGCTTCGGCCCGGCGGCAAGCGGCCGCCAACGCGCGCGTGGTTGGGCATCGCATTGGGCTTTGTCGGCCTCGCGGTGCTATTCAATCCCGCAAGAATGCTGGGCGGCGATGCCATTCACTACGGCGGGGCGGCGGCGCTGGTGATGGCCTCGTTTCTCTGGTCGTGCGGATCAATCTACTCACGACACGCGAAGTTGCCGGAATCGGGTTTGCTCACGACCGGAATGGAAATGCTGGCGGGCAGCGTCGCCCTGGGAGTGTTCGGCGCAATCGTCGGCGACTGGCGCGAGTTGAGAACGGCCGCCATCACCACCGAAGCGCTGCTCGCGGTCGCGTATCTGATTGTGTTCGGCTCACTGATCGGCTTTACGTGCTACATGTGGCTGCTAAAGGTCAGTACGCCGCACCGGGTCGCAACGTACGCATACGTGAATCCGGTCGTGGCGGTGTTCCTGGGGTGGCTCCTCGCAGATGAGAAGCTGGGGCTGCCGACGATGCTGGCGACCCCGATCATTGTGTTGGGCGTGGTGTTCATCACCACGGCGCGGGCGACGAGCAACACCTCAATTGACCCGGGCAAAGCGATTTCCACCGAACCGCGTCCGTCAGGGAGTGCCGAGTTGCCTTGCGATGGCGTGAGCCCTCGTGAAGCGATCGACACCGCGCTGACGCGAGCGCCGGCGCAGAGCGGTTGCTGA
- the aspS gene encoding Aspartate--tRNA ligase translates to MPLAYNERTHDCGALRGSDVGKTVLLAGWVDNFRDHGGMVFIDLRDRGGITQIRFNPDTDPKAHEIARGLRSEFVITVRGEVISRGSNVNPNLPTGEVEVAAHEIDLLSRSKTPPFEIADDIETNEDLRLENRVLDIRRTPMKNALMLRHRITKTVRDYFDRNGFLEIETPILCKSTPEGARDYLVPSRLQHGSFYALPQSPQIFKQLLMIAGLDRYMQIARCFRDEDLRADRQPEFTQVDIEMAFVQPENVMQHVEACMAEIARAAIGLEMQLPLPRISYAEAMRDYGRDAPDMRYGMKIQDVTEAVRASEFRVFADAISARGVVRCIVVPGGAAMTRKETDSLTEEIKGVGAGGLPLVKVVEEGGNVTFQTGIAKFLESAAVQQAVMKACGAKAGDLILFAAGSEANVCKHLGWLRSTVAERRGMIPKDTWAFCWVVDFPLFGWDADSKNIFPMHHPFTSPKDEDLHLLRLEDAAPPPAEDLLNVRAKAYDIVLNGTELGGGSIRIHRSDVQSKIFKLLGLSDAEAKLKFEYLLDALQYGAPPHGGLALGLDRIVMLFGGFSSIRDVIAFPKNARAVDPLTKAPSDVSPEQLKELGIAIVAEKK, encoded by the coding sequence GTGCCACTGGCGTACAACGAACGGACACATGATTGCGGTGCGCTGCGAGGCAGCGACGTGGGTAAGACCGTCCTCCTTGCCGGCTGGGTGGATAACTTCCGCGACCATGGCGGCATGGTCTTCATCGACCTGCGCGATCGCGGCGGCATCACACAGATTCGATTCAATCCCGACACCGATCCCAAGGCGCACGAGATCGCCCGCGGCCTGCGCAGTGAGTTTGTCATCACGGTGCGCGGCGAAGTCATCAGCCGCGGCAGCAACGTCAACCCCAATTTGCCGACCGGCGAAGTCGAAGTCGCCGCGCACGAGATCGACCTGTTGAGCAGGTCGAAGACGCCGCCCTTTGAGATCGCCGACGACATCGAGACCAACGAAGACCTGCGCCTGGAGAATCGCGTCCTCGACATCCGCCGCACGCCGATGAAGAACGCCCTGATGCTCCGGCACCGAATCACGAAAACCGTGCGCGATTACTTCGACCGAAACGGTTTCCTCGAGATCGAGACGCCGATCCTGTGCAAGAGCACGCCCGAAGGCGCGCGCGATTACCTCGTCCCCTCACGCCTGCAGCATGGTTCGTTCTACGCCCTGCCGCAATCGCCGCAGATCTTCAAGCAATTGCTGATGATCGCAGGGCTGGATCGCTACATGCAGATCGCCCGGTGCTTCCGCGACGAAGACCTCCGCGCGGACCGCCAACCGGAGTTCACCCAGGTGGACATCGAGATGGCCTTCGTGCAGCCGGAGAATGTCATGCAGCACGTCGAGGCCTGCATGGCGGAAATCGCCAGGGCGGCGATCGGTCTGGAGATGCAACTGCCCCTCCCGCGCATCAGTTACGCCGAAGCCATGCGCGACTACGGCCGCGACGCGCCCGACATGCGTTACGGCATGAAGATTCAGGACGTGACAGAGGCGGTTCGCGCGAGCGAGTTTCGCGTCTTCGCCGACGCGATCTCGGCGCGCGGAGTCGTGCGCTGCATCGTTGTCCCCGGCGGCGCCGCCATGACGCGCAAAGAAACCGACAGCCTCACCGAGGAGATCAAGGGTGTCGGGGCGGGCGGCCTGCCGCTGGTCAAGGTCGTTGAAGAAGGCGGAAACGTCACATTCCAGACCGGCATCGCGAAGTTCCTCGAAAGTGCCGCCGTGCAACAGGCCGTCATGAAGGCATGCGGCGCGAAGGCGGGCGACCTGATTCTGTTCGCGGCCGGCAGTGAGGCGAATGTCTGCAAGCATCTGGGCTGGCTGCGCTCCACCGTCGCCGAACGGCGCGGCATGATCCCGAAAGACACGTGGGCGTTCTGCTGGGTCGTGGACTTCCCGCTGTTCGGCTGGGACGCGGATTCAAAGAACATCTTTCCGATGCACCATCCCTTCACGAGTCCGAAGGACGAGGACCTCCACCTGCTCCGGCTGGAGGACGCCGCGCCGCCGCCGGCCGAGGACTTGCTCAACGTGCGCGCCAAGGCGTACGACATCGTGCTGAACGGCACGGAATTAGGCGGCGGATCAATCCGAATTCATCGCAGCGATGTGCAGTCGAAGATCTTCAAACTGCTGGGACTGTCCGACGCCGAGGCGAAGCTCAAGTTCGAATACCTGCTCGACGCGCTCCAGTACGGCGCGCCACCGCACGGCGGGCTGGCGCTCGGCCTCGATCGGATCGTCATGTTGTTCGGAGGTTTCAGTTCCATCCGCGACGTGATCGCGTTCCCCAAGAACGCCCGTGCGGTCGATCCGCTCACCAAGGCGCCGTCGGACGTGTCGCCCGAGCAATTGAAAGAGCTTGGCATCGCCATCGTCGCGGAAAAGAAATAA
- the plsC_2 gene encoding 1-acyl-sn-glycerol-3-phosphate acyltransferase: MKPFYRFMRFLSRCTFKVYFRGRAFDADRVPQTGGVLIVSNHQSYFDPVAVGQALPREISFMARDTLFRNPVFGRMIHSLNAFPVRRGAADVGAVKEILRRLRDGWAVVIFPEATRSPDGRLGRINPNSLAIAKRAKVPIVPTVVDGAFEAWPRSQRLPSPKPVYVSYAEPITAEQVREWSLEEITAEVMRRMASLLEASQERRLGMSHPSSRAKT, translated from the coding sequence ATGAAACCCTTCTATCGCTTCATGCGGTTTCTCTCACGGTGCACGTTCAAAGTTTATTTTCGCGGGCGCGCATTTGATGCGGACCGGGTTCCCCAGACGGGCGGCGTGCTGATCGTCTCGAATCATCAAAGCTACTTCGACCCCGTCGCCGTCGGGCAGGCCCTTCCGCGCGAGATCAGCTTCATGGCACGTGACACGTTGTTTCGCAACCCCGTCTTCGGGCGGATGATCCACTCGCTCAATGCCTTTCCGGTGCGCCGCGGCGCCGCCGATGTCGGCGCGGTCAAGGAGATTCTGCGACGCCTGCGCGATGGCTGGGCCGTCGTGATCTTTCCCGAGGCGACGCGATCTCCGGACGGCCGACTCGGTCGAATCAACCCCAACAGCCTCGCCATCGCCAAGCGCGCGAAAGTGCCGATCGTGCCGACCGTGGTGGATGGCGCCTTCGAAGCATGGCCGAGGTCGCAGCGACTGCCCTCTCCGAAACCGGTTTATGTATCGTATGCCGAGCCGATTACAGCGGAGCAGGTGCGCGAGTGGTCGCTCGAAGAAATCACGGCGGAAGTCATGCGCCGCATGGCGTCATTGCTGGAGGCGTCGCAGGAACGCCGGCTCGGGATGTCACACCCCTCGTCGCGCGCGAAGACTTGA
- the cmk gene encoding Cytidylate kinase, whose protein sequence is MIITIDGPAGSGKSTAARKLAGKLSIAYLDTGAMYRALALAAIQGGARLKDNDALIRIARQSDVHVDCGPTFTRVLLNGVDVSEEVRSMAVNQATSFVARIAEIRTLLVEKQREIGRRLGSLVTEGRDQGSVVFPDADLKFFLDASLERRAMRRYQELIADGEETSYDLILENLRERDGNDQHQWAPLLHPASAIAIDTTQMTIHEVVERLLEEVRKRQLVAR, encoded by the coding sequence ATGATCATCACCATCGACGGGCCGGCCGGTTCAGGGAAGAGCACCGCCGCACGCAAACTCGCGGGCAAACTGTCGATTGCCTACCTCGACACCGGCGCCATGTATCGAGCACTGGCCCTCGCAGCGATCCAGGGCGGCGCCCGCCTGAAAGACAACGACGCCTTGATTCGCATCGCCCGGCAGAGTGATGTCCACGTCGATTGCGGGCCGACGTTTACCCGGGTATTGCTCAATGGCGTCGATGTCAGCGAGGAAGTTCGCAGCATGGCCGTCAACCAGGCCACCAGCTTTGTCGCCCGAATCGCCGAGATTCGGACGCTGTTGGTGGAGAAACAGCGCGAGATCGGCCGCCGGCTTGGTTCGCTCGTGACGGAGGGGCGCGATCAGGGGAGCGTGGTTTTTCCCGATGCCGATTTGAAGTTCTTCCTCGATGCTTCGCTGGAGCGCCGCGCCATGCGGCGTTACCAGGAGTTGATCGCGGACGGCGAAGAAACCTCGTACGACCTGATCCTCGAGAACCTGCGGGAGCGCGACGGGAACGATCAGCATCAGTGGGCGCCTCTGTTGCACCCCGCGTCGGCCATCGCGATTGACACAACCCAGATGACCATTCATGAAGTGGTCGAGCGGCTGCTGGAAGAAGTTCGCAAGCGGCAACTGGTCGCTCGGTAA